In the genome of Triticum urartu cultivar G1812 chromosome 5, Tu2.1, whole genome shotgun sequence, one region contains:
- the LOC125508138 gene encoding ocs element-binding factor 1-like — translation MSSSSLSPGGGRLSGSDGDSGATFAAGDNRREKRRLSNRESARRSRLRKQQHLDELVQEVARLKAENARVLARANDITGQFVRVDQENTVLRARAAELGDRLRSVNQVLRVVEEFSGVAMDIQEECPPDDPLLRPWQIPYPATAMPIAATATHMPQY, via the coding sequence ATGTCGTCGTCATCGCTGTCGCCGGGAGGCGGAAGGCTGTCGGGCTCGGACGGCGACTCGGGGGCGACGTTCGCGGCCGGGGACAACCGGCGGGAGAAGAGGCGGCTGTCGAACCGGGAGTCGGCGCGGCGGTCGCGGCTGCGGAAGCAGCAGCACCTGGACGAGCTGgtgcaggaggtggcgcgcctcAAGGCCGAGAACGCGCGCGTGCTGGCGCGCGCCAACGACATCACCGGGCAGTTCGTGCGCGTGGACCAGGAGAACACCGTGCTCCGGGCGCGCGCCGCCGAGCTCGGCGACCGGCTGCGCTCCGTCAACCAGGTGCTCCGCGTCGTCGAGGAGTTCAGCGGCGTCGCCATGGACATCCAGGAGGAGTGCCCGCCTGACGACCCCCTGCTCCGGCCGTGGCAGATCCCGTACCCTGCCACCGCCATGCCCATCGCCGCCACCGCCACGCACATGCCCCAGTACTGA